A genomic segment from Lujinxingia sediminis encodes:
- the cysE gene encoding serine O-acetyltransferase, with product MKLRRPNPQLSASPPGQERRGVLGFFKDAIEDIQAVRRGDPAARTLTEVVTTYPGLHALWMHRLSHRLWIRGHHLGARMLSHYGRHLTGVEIHPGAVIGRRVFIDHGMGVVIGETSVVGDDCLIYKGVVLGGTSLKRTKRHPTIGKGVTIGSNACILGAVTIGDGARVGSGSVVVKDVEACATVVGIPGRVVSREQRKSVGPPDLDHDRLPDPIQRIVRDLLDHIDSLSNRLHILEQVVDLSPEELAEKLERHELQDALEQEFLNAYQDDDVEEGTKPAG from the coding sequence ATGAAGTTGAGACGACCCAATCCCCAGCTCAGCGCCAGCCCTCCGGGCCAGGAGCGCCGAGGCGTGCTGGGATTTTTTAAAGACGCCATTGAGGATATTCAGGCGGTGCGACGCGGCGATCCGGCCGCGCGCACTCTGACCGAGGTGGTCACCACCTACCCCGGCCTGCACGCGCTGTGGATGCACCGCCTCTCCCATCGTCTCTGGATACGCGGCCACCACCTGGGCGCACGTATGCTCAGCCATTACGGCCGTCACCTCACCGGTGTGGAGATTCACCCGGGGGCCGTCATCGGCCGACGGGTCTTTATCGACCACGGTATGGGTGTGGTGATCGGGGAAACCTCGGTGGTGGGTGATGATTGCCTGATCTACAAGGGCGTGGTGCTCGGCGGTACCAGCCTCAAACGCACCAAACGCCACCCCACCATCGGCAAGGGGGTGACCATTGGCTCCAACGCTTGCATCCTGGGCGCGGTCACCATTGGCGACGGCGCGCGGGTGGGCAGCGGCTCCGTTGTGGTCAAAGACGTGGAGGCCTGCGCCACGGTGGTGGGCATCCCGGGACGCGTCGTCTCGCGCGAGCAACGCAAAAGCGTGGGGCCGCCGGATCTCGATCACGATCGCCTCCCCGACCCGATCCAGCGCATCGTGCGCGATCTTCTCGACCATATCGATAGCCTCTCCAACCGTCTGCATATCCTGGAGCAAGTCGTTGACCTGAGTCCCGAAGAGCTTGCCGAGAAGCTGGAGCGTCACGAACTTCAAGACGCCCTGGAGCAGGAGTTTTTGAACGCCTATCAGGACGATGACGTCGAAGAAGGCACCAAACCCGCCGGCTAA
- a CDS encoding outer membrane lipoprotein-sorting protein codes for MATFAPTRPLVALGAALLVFGLALTASAQDGGELSAQELIDQAMERNALGFDSGRAQITLIVYDRAGERRERRLDVRSRRADERGATRVELTDPPEVRGQSFLFVEQAEGQDDVWMYVPAFNVTRRVEGRQKRGAFLGTHFTFADLESRDLREATYRRLPDETIGQTPVYVIEARPTDASASDYSRVVTYLRKEDQIPMRTRFFGKDGELEKTLFSEKLNTAEGGRSYIEQMTLRSEQGGYTTIVINALDPNVELPESVFSREDLGR; via the coding sequence ATGGCTACCTTTGCACCAACCCGACCTCTTGTAGCGCTGGGCGCAGCGCTGCTTGTTTTTGGCCTGGCCCTCACCGCTTCAGCTCAGGATGGCGGCGAGCTGAGCGCTCAGGAGCTCATCGACCAGGCGATGGAGCGCAACGCGCTGGGCTTTGACTCCGGCCGCGCCCAGATCACGCTCATCGTCTACGATCGGGCCGGGGAGCGGAGAGAGCGGCGCCTGGATGTCCGCTCGCGGCGAGCCGATGAGCGTGGCGCGACGCGCGTCGAGCTCACCGATCCGCCGGAGGTCCGCGGCCAGTCCTTTCTCTTTGTAGAGCAGGCCGAAGGTCAGGACGATGTCTGGATGTACGTGCCCGCCTTCAACGTCACACGCAGGGTGGAAGGGCGGCAGAAGCGCGGCGCATTTCTGGGCACGCATTTTACCTTCGCCGATCTCGAAAGCCGCGATCTTCGTGAAGCCACCTACCGCCGCCTCCCCGACGAGACCATCGGTCAGACGCCGGTCTACGTCATTGAGGCTCGCCCCACCGACGCCTCGGCCAGCGATTACAGCCGCGTGGTCACCTACCTGCGCAAAGAGGATCAGATCCCGATGCGCACACGCTTCTTTGGCAAAGACGGGGAGTTGGAGAAGACGCTTTTTAGCGAAAAGCTCAACACCGCCGAGGGCGGTCGTAGTTATATCGAGCAGATGACACTGCGCTCGGAGCAGGGCGGCTATACGACGATTGTGATCAACGCGCTCGATCCCAACGTGGAGCTGCCCGAATCGGTCTTCAGCCGCGAGGACCTGGGTCGGTGA
- a CDS encoding CpXC domain-containing protein, with product MEYHDGAQAPYQGHLGRTAQTSVLISSAAGPVFPASVYTGINIQTHPELRQRLIDGTLNVVECPFDDGRIYDLAISVIYHDEKRRLFVLVIPETLRHEEFKRRSALLEELAREREVLPNYVRNFHTIFEPSRLIALEEAADRAAEAGQPQAPTPQDSSEVGEATVITTTAPSGPSEAEEALQAELETLKSELAGQRESLNEARAELERAQRALENSQSGVQEEQEAIARDRQQLNEVASRVERASARVQDTRTRLEEERTRLEEERAMLEEARRALQVQELNLEQERLRLEQGAQSSNAEEATQVVTDDQFIEVMNPSVAPTPPGAASLRDTGSEPARRPEPARHQLVRATPAELPGNFDAAADGELVFVRETSDLVQVGYSLSDERVATYEDAAEVRFFFQLHDVDGVPVMALTLAAFDASGELLDAVGAPLADGGDTERAILDTLARDQHVSLVIYGEQGSPAISWEGGAPIAANIAWARERARAWRDAFNGDDSEARAAIALGEVELVGQMRHPFVDGRFSRIDSASEAMLAAGVVGYWSRSEQVAYLVGNRAFPLSLFREIQKRVARQALHWGIALGDELQQVAIDESIITDRISLTQRLLASFAELCVGVRPNDLDPIQQWENWDALIQLAQSHGVTPEPDVLELAELSLKRAQDYEDMLDAEDESLEAEAIDLDDDEILEIVEESEVDQVIIEHTVPASGTTYILVDTARIEDLPVMEKARRGDLQARLGDPAGRLEVAQVLVERFSPHALSDVLEASENMSSVERDALARFMEARAERLTAHLSNLLPTAGAAATLIIARTLVKAGHTDAINALLKALGDEHQCGNPAELASALAGFGDALVDPLSRAIKSSPEDEHLALALAHLEAARPGTLDALSSDRSKHLRRAAKRARQFAG from the coding sequence ATGGAATATCACGACGGCGCTCAGGCGCCTTATCAAGGCCACCTGGGACGCACGGCACAGACCTCGGTACTTATCAGCAGCGCCGCCGGGCCGGTCTTCCCGGCAAGCGTGTATACCGGGATCAACATTCAGACGCACCCGGAGCTTCGTCAACGCCTGATCGACGGGACGCTCAACGTGGTGGAATGCCCCTTTGATGATGGGCGTATCTACGATCTGGCGATCTCGGTGATTTATCACGATGAGAAACGCCGCCTCTTTGTGCTGGTGATCCCCGAGACGCTGCGTCACGAGGAATTTAAACGGCGCAGCGCGCTGCTTGAGGAACTCGCGCGCGAGCGTGAGGTGTTGCCGAACTACGTGCGTAACTTCCACACGATCTTTGAGCCCTCGCGCCTCATTGCGCTGGAAGAGGCCGCCGACCGTGCTGCAGAAGCCGGCCAGCCGCAAGCGCCGACGCCTCAAGACAGCTCGGAGGTGGGTGAGGCTACCGTGATCACGACGACCGCTCCGTCAGGCCCCTCCGAGGCCGAAGAAGCGCTCCAGGCTGAGCTCGAAACCCTCAAATCCGAACTCGCCGGCCAGCGGGAGAGCCTCAACGAGGCCCGCGCCGAGTTGGAGCGTGCGCAGCGCGCGTTGGAGAACTCTCAGAGCGGCGTCCAGGAAGAGCAGGAGGCGATTGCCCGCGATCGTCAGCAACTCAATGAGGTTGCCTCCCGCGTTGAGCGCGCCAGCGCCCGCGTTCAGGACACGCGCACTCGCCTCGAAGAGGAGCGTACGCGCCTCGAAGAAGAGCGCGCGATGCTCGAAGAAGCCCGCCGTGCCCTGCAAGTTCAGGAACTCAACCTGGAGCAGGAGCGGCTACGCCTTGAGCAGGGAGCCCAGAGCTCCAACGCCGAAGAGGCCACCCAGGTCGTGACCGACGACCAGTTCATTGAGGTGATGAATCCTTCCGTCGCGCCCACGCCTCCCGGTGCAGCCTCGCTGCGCGATACCGGCTCGGAGCCCGCCCGTCGCCCGGAGCCCGCGCGTCATCAACTCGTGCGGGCTACTCCGGCTGAGCTCCCCGGGAACTTCGATGCGGCTGCCGACGGTGAGTTGGTGTTTGTCCGCGAAACCTCCGATCTGGTGCAGGTGGGCTATTCGCTCAGTGACGAGCGCGTTGCTACCTATGAAGACGCCGCCGAAGTTCGCTTCTTCTTTCAACTTCATGACGTCGATGGCGTACCGGTGATGGCGCTGACGCTGGCGGCTTTTGACGCGTCCGGCGAGCTTCTGGATGCGGTTGGTGCGCCTCTTGCTGATGGTGGCGATACCGAGCGCGCCATCCTCGACACCCTGGCGCGCGATCAACACGTCAGCCTCGTGATCTATGGGGAGCAGGGAAGCCCGGCGATCTCCTGGGAGGGCGGGGCGCCCATCGCCGCGAACATCGCCTGGGCCCGAGAGCGTGCCCGCGCCTGGCGCGACGCTTTCAACGGCGACGACTCCGAAGCGCGCGCCGCCATTGCGCTCGGTGAGGTCGAACTCGTCGGGCAGATGCGCCACCCCTTTGTCGACGGGCGCTTCTCGCGTATCGACAGCGCCTCGGAGGCGATGCTCGCTGCGGGGGTTGTTGGCTACTGGTCGCGCTCCGAGCAGGTGGCCTACCTCGTTGGTAACCGCGCCTTTCCTCTCTCGCTCTTCCGCGAGATTCAGAAACGCGTCGCCCGTCAGGCCCTTCACTGGGGCATCGCGCTGGGCGATGAGCTCCAGCAGGTGGCCATCGATGAGTCCATCATCACCGATCGCATCAGTCTGACGCAGCGCCTGCTGGCGAGCTTCGCCGAACTCTGCGTCGGCGTGCGACCCAACGACCTCGACCCCATCCAGCAGTGGGAGAACTGGGATGCGCTCATCCAACTTGCACAGAGCCACGGCGTGACGCCGGAGCCCGACGTGCTGGAGCTGGCCGAACTGAGTCTCAAGCGCGCTCAGGACTACGAGGACATGCTCGACGCTGAAGACGAGAGCCTGGAGGCTGAAGCCATCGACCTCGATGATGATGAGATCCTGGAGATCGTCGAAGAGTCGGAGGTCGACCAGGTGATCATCGAACATACCGTTCCGGCCAGCGGTACGACCTACATTCTGGTCGACACCGCGCGTATTGAAGATCTGCCGGTGATGGAGAAGGCCAGGCGCGGAGATTTGCAGGCGCGCCTTGGCGATCCGGCCGGGCGCCTGGAGGTTGCCCAGGTGCTTGTCGAGCGCTTCTCTCCCCACGCCTTGAGCGACGTGCTCGAAGCGAGCGAGAATATGAGCAGCGTTGAACGAGACGCACTGGCGCGCTTTATGGAGGCGCGCGCCGAGCGTCTCACCGCTCACCTGAGTAACTTGCTGCCTACTGCCGGTGCTGCCGCAACCCTCATTATTGCGCGCACCCTGGTTAAGGCCGGGCACACCGACGCCATCAATGCCCTGCTCAAAGCGCTGGGCGATGAGCACCAATGCGGCAACCCTGCGGAACTGGCCAGCGCGCTGGCTGGTTTTGGTGACGCGCTGGTTGACCCGCTCTCGCGGGCGATTAAGTCGAGTCCGGAGGATGAGCACCTCGCGCTTGCGCTCGCTCACCTCGAAGCAGCTCGCCCCGGCACGCTCGACGCACTCTCCAGCGATCGCAGTAAACATCTGCGTCGTGCTGCAAAACGCGCCCGTCAGTTTGCCGGCTAA
- a CDS encoding metallophosphoesterase family protein has product MLIGIFSDVHANIDALKPVVEAYKAHEPPIDTFVCLGDVVGYGAEPNACCEVVRDLAEVTILGNHDAAVCGRMNYAYYYDAARNALDWHANKLEETHHEWLRTLPYREDWDNLCFCHGSPINKEDFEYVFNLQQANQLIEHWDELNEITFIGHSHLTKSFSLHPEDGAVEVFGPTITFEEGRKYIVTVGSVGQPRDNDNRACYGVYDTEARTFTFHRVEYDIREAARKIFESELSSDFAKRLFFGI; this is encoded by the coding sequence ATGCTCATCGGAATCTTCAGCGACGTTCACGCCAACATCGACGCCCTCAAGCCGGTCGTAGAGGCTTACAAGGCCCACGAGCCGCCCATCGATACGTTCGTCTGTCTGGGCGATGTCGTGGGTTACGGCGCTGAGCCCAATGCCTGCTGTGAGGTCGTGCGCGATCTGGCCGAGGTCACCATCCTGGGCAACCACGACGCGGCGGTTTGCGGGCGCATGAACTACGCCTACTACTACGACGCGGCGCGCAATGCCCTGGACTGGCACGCTAACAAGCTCGAAGAGACGCACCACGAGTGGCTGCGCACGCTGCCCTACCGTGAAGACTGGGATAACCTGTGCTTCTGCCACGGCTCGCCGATCAACAAAGAAGACTTCGAGTACGTCTTCAACCTTCAGCAGGCCAACCAGCTTATCGAGCATTGGGACGAACTCAACGAGATCACCTTCATCGGTCACTCGCACTTGACCAAGTCCTTTAGCCTGCACCCGGAAGACGGTGCGGTGGAGGTCTTTGGTCCCACGATAACCTTTGAAGAAGGGCGCAAGTACATCGTCACCGTCGGCAGCGTGGGCCAGCCCCGCGATAACGACAACCGCGCCTGCTACGGCGTCTACGACACCGAAGCGCGTACCTTCACCTTCCACCGCGTGGAGTACGATATCCGTGAAGCCGCCCGGAAGATCTTCGAGTCGGAACTCTCCAGCGACTTCGCCAAGCGTCTCTTCTTCGGCATCTGA
- a CDS encoding PQQ-binding-like beta-propeller repeat protein has protein sequence MSQVEIIVGRGWKEDVRYLSALDPLRPAESAMSLLEIRDIIDIVVDGTNLTASIPEEAIFGVVGGLLEGLVALSQGTRTKVILEFPHEPWELVLVARDRQLFVSAYSLGRDKQVVARDLPIDAAAFVGALTEAAEELLRELFGISERFSSERYVRQLSQWLGVLKRGRQLSYGAAVPIAREPLADRASATSSTEGLTLGYELISEDAGLRGYHGEQIFDLHALLFPGTLRAELGDATVLLSPHYPFLAMGSLLERARQLLSHLEARSEERLELIEPLPYLNLKVRDDGPRWEVDISGERWSVSPTECLDRMLTLSELFVQDLIELNPRLELNQRFVDLDDEVQKLRQWHRDLCGNDVYHDAPEAYLRAQGHMQPEEFRAAPSPGFAWPLSQVHTLFPRARWEYRRAGMDLSTTRLVGSGLLLSTPISTVMLDARSGQERWLWGEARSPVEARGRARAAGPWVVVAEGQGRVRWLDAASGAPAGSVALGTGFGALKEVAYYPAEGLLVVASDQGKMACVDLDARAVRWRFAVGPARFSALIFDGPLICARTTEGHLIALSPSQGQVLWRVRIGGHSEKGVMVHQGRYYAVTHDTHHRGSTVHACYPFTGRSVWQIRLAGWVCGAPSFIDQWMVVPVERHGQVSLCGIALEAVQPQVSWRIDLLSAGLYEPTPAVAVDLGGQWHGVVRTDRGETTCFRVDDGAIRWQATPARETLLLYGNLDLFTIGDSLISVGEDIMVRDLHSGRRLHTFEAMESPEQALLSAPFQLILGEQATEQGEEDVLAAWSVDHFMAVLEGGGG, from the coding sequence ATGAGCCAGGTTGAGATCATCGTGGGGCGCGGCTGGAAGGAGGATGTGCGCTATCTGAGCGCGCTCGATCCTCTTCGGCCGGCTGAGAGTGCGATGAGCCTGCTGGAAATCCGCGACATCATCGACATTGTGGTCGACGGCACCAACCTGACCGCGTCGATCCCCGAAGAGGCGATCTTCGGAGTGGTAGGCGGACTGCTGGAGGGGCTGGTGGCGCTCTCCCAGGGCACTCGCACCAAGGTGATCCTGGAGTTTCCGCACGAGCCCTGGGAGCTGGTGCTGGTGGCGCGCGATCGTCAGCTCTTTGTGAGCGCCTATAGCCTGGGGCGCGACAAGCAGGTGGTCGCCCGCGATCTTCCGATCGACGCGGCGGCCTTCGTGGGCGCGTTGACCGAGGCGGCGGAGGAACTCCTGCGGGAGCTTTTCGGCATCTCGGAGCGCTTTTCTTCGGAGCGCTACGTGCGCCAGCTCAGCCAGTGGCTCGGGGTACTTAAGCGAGGGCGTCAGCTGAGCTACGGGGCGGCGGTGCCCATCGCGCGCGAACCACTGGCTGACAGAGCTTCGGCGACCTCCTCGACCGAAGGACTGACCCTGGGCTACGAGTTGATCAGCGAAGATGCCGGGCTTCGGGGCTACCATGGCGAGCAGATCTTCGATCTTCATGCGCTGCTCTTCCCCGGCACGCTTCGCGCCGAGCTCGGTGATGCGACGGTTCTACTCTCGCCGCACTACCCCTTTCTGGCGATGGGGAGCCTGCTTGAACGCGCGCGCCAGCTCTTAAGCCATCTGGAAGCGCGCAGCGAGGAGCGGCTCGAGCTGATCGAGCCGCTTCCCTACCTCAACCTGAAGGTGCGCGACGACGGTCCACGATGGGAGGTGGACATCTCCGGGGAGCGCTGGTCGGTGAGCCCGACGGAGTGTCTGGATCGGATGCTCACCCTGTCCGAACTCTTTGTCCAGGACTTGATCGAGCTCAACCCCCGGCTGGAGCTTAATCAGCGTTTCGTGGATCTCGACGACGAGGTTCAAAAGCTCCGCCAGTGGCATCGCGATCTCTGCGGCAACGATGTCTACCACGATGCGCCTGAGGCGTATCTTCGGGCCCAGGGGCATATGCAGCCTGAGGAGTTCCGGGCCGCACCTTCACCCGGGTTTGCCTGGCCGCTGAGCCAGGTGCACACGCTCTTTCCCAGAGCGCGCTGGGAGTATCGACGTGCGGGCATGGATCTGAGTACGACACGGCTGGTGGGGAGCGGATTGTTGCTCTCGACGCCCATCAGCACGGTTATGCTTGACGCTCGCAGCGGCCAGGAGCGCTGGCTCTGGGGTGAGGCTCGCTCGCCAGTCGAGGCGCGCGGGCGGGCGCGTGCGGCCGGCCCCTGGGTGGTCGTGGCCGAGGGTCAGGGAAGGGTGCGCTGGCTCGATGCTGCGAGCGGAGCGCCGGCCGGCAGTGTGGCGCTGGGCACCGGCTTTGGCGCACTCAAAGAGGTGGCATATTACCCTGCCGAGGGTCTTCTGGTGGTGGCCAGCGACCAGGGCAAGATGGCCTGTGTGGATCTGGATGCCCGGGCGGTGCGCTGGCGCTTTGCCGTTGGCCCGGCGCGCTTTAGCGCGTTGATCTTTGACGGTCCCCTGATCTGCGCGCGCACCACCGAGGGGCATCTGATCGCGCTGAGCCCGAGTCAGGGGCAGGTGCTCTGGCGGGTGCGTATTGGCGGGCACTCCGAGAAGGGAGTGATGGTCCACCAGGGACGCTACTATGCAGTGACCCATGATACCCACCATCGCGGCTCCACGGTGCACGCCTGCTACCCCTTTACCGGACGCTCGGTCTGGCAGATACGCCTGGCGGGGTGGGTCTGCGGGGCACCGAGTTTTATCGATCAGTGGATGGTCGTGCCGGTGGAGCGCCACGGGCAGGTCTCTCTATGTGGCATTGCCCTGGAGGCGGTGCAGCCTCAGGTCAGCTGGCGCATCGACCTGCTCAGCGCCGGGCTCTATGAGCCGACACCGGCTGTCGCCGTCGATCTGGGGGGGCAATGGCACGGAGTTGTGCGCACCGACCGTGGCGAGACGACCTGCTTCCGGGTGGACGACGGGGCGATTCGCTGGCAGGCGACGCCCGCTCGCGAGACGTTGTTGCTCTACGGCAACCTCGATCTCTTCACGATCGGGGATTCGCTGATCAGCGTGGGCGAAGACATCATGGTGCGCGATCTGCACAGTGGGCGGCGTCTTCACACCTTTGAAGCCATGGAAAGCCCGGAGCAGGCCCTTCTCTCGGCCCCCTTTCAGCTCATTCTCGGTGAACAGGCCACCGAACAGGGCGAAGAGGACGTGCTTGCCGCCTGGAGCGTGGACCACTTTATGGCGGTGCTTGAGGGCGGCGGGGGCTAA
- a CDS encoding tetratricopeptide repeat protein — MPSSHSPESATPEDARHRAHQELQRAYLLITYGHCTEALEACERAAELLPDHPLPLTLKGGILIASGQLPLAIRTLQQVKRTHRDDILASIYMAEACFLAGRHRRAWRVLDEIDPEALAQSPHAELALALRETWSQIPPDELPKPLQVNLDDESQPIA, encoded by the coding sequence ATGCCTTCGTCTCATTCCCCCGAGAGCGCAACACCGGAAGATGCCCGTCATCGGGCGCACCAGGAGCTGCAGCGCGCCTACCTGCTCATCACCTACGGGCATTGCACCGAGGCCCTGGAGGCCTGTGAGCGCGCCGCTGAGCTGCTTCCGGATCATCCGCTGCCGCTCACGTTAAAAGGTGGGATCCTCATTGCCAGCGGCCAACTTCCCCTTGCCATTCGCACCCTGCAGCAGGTGAAACGCACCCACCGCGATGACATCCTGGCGAGCATCTACATGGCCGAGGCTTGCTTTCTGGCCGGACGCCATCGTCGCGCCTGGCGCGTGCTCGACGAGATCGACCCGGAGGCTCTGGCGCAGAGCCCCCACGCCGAGCTCGCGCTCGCGCTCCGAGAGACCTGGTCGCAGATCCCTCCCGATGAGCTGCCGAAACCCCTGCAGGTCAACCTCGACGATGAGTCCCAGCCCATCGCCTGA